From a region of the Etheostoma cragini isolate CJK2018 chromosome 20, CSU_Ecrag_1.0, whole genome shotgun sequence genome:
- the c20h14orf180 gene encoding nutritionally-regulated adipose and cardiac enriched protein homolog isoform X2, which translates to MLNRGREGLFELGQQLQQQGEYQAALHCFLSCLLGLTHVQSFTSLPNCLHQIAELFITEKNYEKALQFIQAEKMFYEVALIELTALQGSTGPQEEATLGSAGWTTPEELSEQASQAQQLERLAQLCIMSKQPHLALEYSGKAAKIHQRAFGNDHPITARSLELMATVYAEIGKTEYTDSLGQCVSALSKHFAAAESIRDTVNSIPDSHREKHSEVRHRKDTHHQQEDTPKPMVTNGKVPTSILKRPSPIYGSDTEPNHRRKSERRVRFREPETTVHAYETNPSRPHLALFTCLFLLMSFLGVAMYCTDRRRPQRMCEELEAALAVYLLHMKQLLWGCWIWLTMQ; encoded by the exons ATGCTGAACAGGGGGAGGGAGGGCCTGTTTGAGCTGGGACAACAGCTCCAGCAGCAGGGGGAGTATCAGGCTGCCCTCCACTGCTTCCTCAGCTGCCTGTTGGGACTGACCCATGTGCAGAGCTTCACCTCTCTGCCCAACTGCCTACACCAG ATCGCAGAGCTCTTCATCACTGAAAAGAATT ATGAGAAGGCCCTGCAGTTCATCCAGGCTGAGAAAATGTTCTATGAGGTGGCATTGATCGAGCTCACAGCTCTTCAGGGGAGTACAG GGCCTCAGGAGGAGGCTACGCTGGGCTCGGCAGGATGGACAACCCCAGAGGAGCTTTCGGAGCAGGCCTCCCAGGCACAGCAGCTCGAACGACTGGCCCAGCTCTGCATCATGAGCAAACA ACCTCATCTTGCCCTAGAATACAGTGGTAAG GCTGCAAAGATCCACCAGAGGGCTTTTGGTAATGACCACCCCATTACAGCCAGAAGCCTGGAGCTCATGGCCACTGTCTATGCTGAGATCGGCAAGACTGAATATACAG ACTCCCtaggtcagtgtgtgtctgcactgtCCAAACACTTCGCTGCGGCAGAGTCCATCAGAGACACCGTCAACAGTATTCCTGATTCCCACCGGGAGAAACACTCAGAGGTCCGCCACAGAAAGGACACCCACCACCAACAGGAGGACACACCGAAACCTATG GTGACCAATGGCAAAGTCCCCACCTCCATTCTGAAGAGGCCAAGTCCCATCTATGGGTCAGACACAGAACCCAACCACAGACGGAAAAGCGAACGGAGGGTTCGATTCAGGGAGCCAGAAACCACAGTGCATG cCTATGAGACGAATCCATCCCGCCCCCACCTCGCACTGTTCACTTGCCTCTTCCTCCTGATGTCATTCCTGGGCGTGGCCATGTACTGCACAGACCGTCGGCGCCCACAGCGAATGTGCGAGGAGCTCGAGGCCGCTCTGGCTGTCTACCTGCTCCATATGAAACAGCTTCTCTGGGGCTGCTGGATATGGCTGACCATGCAGTGA
- the LOC117936076 gene encoding transmembrane protein 179, with amino-acid sequence MALDNLIFAQCILYFLSFVFGFIAVVPLSENTEDFRGKCLLFTRGMWQNENITVSKQRFIVEEWGPESSCSFITFVGIASLILSAVQAWRLLFFLCKGHDDSIFNAFLNLLISSLAVFTVFLSSTIVSVGFNVWCDSITEGGTMPSSCEELQDTDLELGLDNSAFYDQIAIAQFGLWAAWLTWLGIAVMAFLKVYYNYRQEDLLDSLIHEKELLLGRSSRRKSDLQTCLT; translated from the exons ATGGCCCTCGATAATTTAATTTTTGCCCAATGcatcctttattttttatctttcgTATTCGGTTTCATCGCCGTGGTGCCTCTGTCTGAAAACACGGAGGATTTCCGAGGGAAATGCCTGCTCTTCACGCGTGGTATGTGGCAAAACGAGAACATCACGGTGTCGAAGCAGCGCTTCATCGTGGAGGAGTGGGGACCCGAGTCCTCCTGCAGCTTCATCACTTTTGTCGGGATAGCGTCACTTATCCTGTCCGCAGTGCAGGCATGGAGGCTGCTGTTCTTCCTGTGCAAAGGACACGATGA CTCCATATTCAACGCCTTTCTCAACCTGCTGATCAGCTCCCTGGCGGTGTTCACAGTCTTCCTGTCCAGCACCATTGTCAGCGTGGGTTTCAACGTGTGGTGCGACTCCATCACCGAGGGTGGGACCATGCCCAGCAG TTGTGAGGAGCTGCAGGACACTGATCTAGAACTCGGCCTGGACAACTCTGCTTTCTACGACCAGATTGCTATAGCTCAG TTTGGCTTGTGGGCTGCATGGCTCACTTGGCTTGGGATTGCAGTGATGGCCTTCCTGAAGGTCTACTACAACTATAGACAAGAGGACCTGCTGGACAGTCTGATCCACGAGAAGGAACTTCTGCTCGGCCGCTCCTCACGTCGCAAATCTGACCTCCAGACCTGCCTGACATAG
- the LOC117936279 gene encoding protein ELYS-like — MLDTQAQWSKALADNNIRAIIRWLQKLSAKGKADVEEILLTFSCWVQRTSEFAKNELLTLCLSSCQGLWMFLDHSAFTRVHMLLQRLRNLLTLAQWPMVPISERIQLEQLDICNCDCLGVPCVVCRDTFCSSDVRRGCWNREHRALKQHIFLGRLVQWWGIMGLLPKKPEAHEVKRISQMWKEMDHSHWNACLKIPRWEKGEMERFRSVIQGMVTQLNRQHGCIWTSEDCTDHCYPPPNLQALLMLVLVPRIDNMSIQALFMYFVLDLANTLQCKDDLLKSFCHAFTIPSSFSQQIRAFWMLDHGHIKASVELLLSPRAAAPCLSWQHRCIIHCLLMRKQPQLALRYLHWTRPSIENAEDAKLCADVLLLNSYVSEAWALLKKCHTESDNMVMYLLQACNRLGLCAKTLTCIPAECNGDGSTVNGTTVSQLPLMNKERPPCPLSAKLYQAQRINTVSPEELVQLVREAVMEVRKPHPKISEVVWLEHTERKSKSREMFLSTQALRHLTPSPSPMDMVEETKQTAHTDELEEEQPQPESPKHISSSEDLSSESVSCFTSASSLPLLRRDRPYVYKSTLTLQRISSFLSDGENQSREEEEEEEEEESRTPSSVAGDAFPDCLERTMTLDGGTDHFFLGNLNNDVLVELVLSSEEGEEGVQTDVLSNEDLFSDAATRISMDETLPVNNNSCRLFLPPQFYSNEVSQPVPSLCEPQVECHSFISPDYGVRENILL, encoded by the exons ATGCTGGATACACAGGCTCAGTGGTCCAAGGCGTTAGCCGACAACAACATAAGAGCCATTATCCGCTGGCTGCAGAAGCTTTCAGCTAAAG GTAAAGCTGATGTGGAGGAAATCCTGCTGACGTTCAGCTGCTGGGTCCAAAGGACATCAGAGTTTGCTAAAAATGAGTTGTTAACACTAT GTTTGAGCAGCTGCCAGGGCCTGTGGATGTTTCTAGACCACAGTGCTTTCACCAGGGTGCACATGCTGCTCCAGAGACTGAGGAACTTGCTTACCCTGGCCCAGTGGCCCATGGTACCCATTTCAGAACGCATACAGCTGGAACAGCTTGATATCTGCAACTGCGATT gtTTAGGCGTCCCATGTGTGGTCTGCAGGGACACATTCTGCTCTTCAGACGTCAGACGTGGCTGCTGGAACCGAGAGCACAGGGCCCTAAAGCAACACATCTTTCTGGGACGGCTGGTTCAGTGGTGGGGCATCATGGGACTTTTACCCAAGAAACCTG AGGCTCACGAGGTGAAACGCATCTCTCAGATGTGGAAGGAAATGGATCACAGCCATTGGAACGCTTGTCTCAAGATTCCTAG ATGGGAGAAAGGAGAAATGGAAAGATTTAGGTCTGTGATACAGGGTATGGTGACTCAGCTGAACAGACAACATGGGTGCATTTGGACTTCTGAAGACTGCACAGACCACTGCTATCCTCCTCCTAATCTACAGGCCTTGCTGATGCTTGTGCTGGTGCCTCGTATCGACAACATGTCAATCCAAGCACTC TTCATGTACTTTGTTCTGGATTTGGCAAACACCCTGCAGTGCAAGGACGACCTCCTTAAATCTTTCTGCCACGCTTTCACCATTCCTTCCAGCTTTTCCCAACAAATCAGGGCCTTTTGGATGCTTGATCATGGACACATCAAG GCCTCAGTGGAGTTATTGCTGAGCCCCAGGGCTGCGGCTCCTTGTCTCTCCTGGCAGCATCGTTGCATCATCCACTGTCTGTTAATGAGGAAGCAGCCTCAGTTGGCGTTAAGGTACCTCCACTGGACCAGACCTTCAATAGAGAACGCTGAAGATGCTAAGCTCTGTGCAGATGTGCTACTTCTAAACAG TTATGTTTCTGAAGCCTGGGCTCTGCTGAAGAAATGCCACACAGAAAGTGACAACATGGTCATGTACCTCCTCCAGGCTTGTAATAGACTTGGTCTATGTGCAAAGACTTTGACGTGCATCCCTGCGGAATGCAAT GGTGACGGGAGCACTGTAAATGGAACTACAGTGTCACAGCTGCCACTGATGAACAAAG AAAGACCACCCTGCCCGCTGTCTGCCAAACTGTATCAGGCCCAGAGAATCAACACAGTGTCCCCGGAGGAATTGGTCCAACTAGTCAGAGAGGCTGTGATGGAAGTAAGAAAGCCACATCCCAAGATAAG TGAGGTGGTGTGGCTGgagcacacagagagaaaatcGAAAAGCAGAGAGATGTTTCTGTCAACGCAGGCTCTCCGTCACCTCACGCCCAGCCCCTCCCCAATGGACATGGTAGAAGAAACTAAACAAACAGCACATACAGATGAACTAGAAGAGGAACAGCCT CAACCTGAGTCACCAAAGCACATTTCTTCTTCTGAGGATCTGAGTTCTGAGTCTGTCTCCTGCTTCACCTCAGCCTCGTCCTTGCCTCTGTTGAGACGGGACCGTCCTTATGTGTACAAAAGCACCTTGACTCTGCAGAGGATCTCATCTTTTCTCAGTGATGGAGAGAACCAAagcagggaagaagaagaagaagaagaagaagaagagagtaGAACCCCTTCATCAGTTGCCGGTGACGCCTTCCCAGATTGCCTTGAGAGGACAATGACACTAGATGGCGGCACAGACCACTTTTTTCTGGGCAACTTGAACAACGACGTTTTGGTAGAGCTGGTGCTTTCTTCAGAGG AGGGGGAAGAGGGTGTTCAGACAGATGTTTTATCAAACGAGGATCTTTTCAGTGATGCTGCTACAAGAATTTCCATGGATGAAACCCTTCCTGTAAACAacaacag CTGCAGGTTGTTTCTTCCCCCTCAGTTCTACAGTAATGAGGTCAGCCAACCAGTGCCCTCCCTATGTGAGCCCCAGGTGGAGTGTCACAGCTTCATCTCACCTGACTACGGTGT CAGAGAAAATATCTTGCTGTAA
- the c20h14orf180 gene encoding nutritionally-regulated adipose and cardiac enriched protein homolog isoform X1 → MLNRGREGLFELGQQLQQQGEYQAALHCFLSCLLGLTHVQSFTSLPNCLHQIAELFITEKNYEKALQFIQAEKMFYEVALIELTALQGSTGPQEEATLGSAGWTTPEELSEQASQAQQLERLAQLCIMSKQPHLALEYSGKAAKIHQRAFGNDHPITARSLELMATVYAEIGKTEYTDSLGQCVSALSKHFAAAESIRDTVNSIPDSHREKHSEVRHRKDTHHQQEDTPKPMVTNGKVPTSILKRPSPIYGSDTEPNHRRKSERRVRFREPETTVHDIPYCDCLGAYETNPSRPHLALFTCLFLLMSFLGVAMYCTDRRRPQRMCEELEAALAVYLLHMKQLLWGCWIWLTMQ, encoded by the exons ATGCTGAACAGGGGGAGGGAGGGCCTGTTTGAGCTGGGACAACAGCTCCAGCAGCAGGGGGAGTATCAGGCTGCCCTCCACTGCTTCCTCAGCTGCCTGTTGGGACTGACCCATGTGCAGAGCTTCACCTCTCTGCCCAACTGCCTACACCAG ATCGCAGAGCTCTTCATCACTGAAAAGAATT ATGAGAAGGCCCTGCAGTTCATCCAGGCTGAGAAAATGTTCTATGAGGTGGCATTGATCGAGCTCACAGCTCTTCAGGGGAGTACAG GGCCTCAGGAGGAGGCTACGCTGGGCTCGGCAGGATGGACAACCCCAGAGGAGCTTTCGGAGCAGGCCTCCCAGGCACAGCAGCTCGAACGACTGGCCCAGCTCTGCATCATGAGCAAACA ACCTCATCTTGCCCTAGAATACAGTGGTAAG GCTGCAAAGATCCACCAGAGGGCTTTTGGTAATGACCACCCCATTACAGCCAGAAGCCTGGAGCTCATGGCCACTGTCTATGCTGAGATCGGCAAGACTGAATATACAG ACTCCCtaggtcagtgtgtgtctgcactgtCCAAACACTTCGCTGCGGCAGAGTCCATCAGAGACACCGTCAACAGTATTCCTGATTCCCACCGGGAGAAACACTCAGAGGTCCGCCACAGAAAGGACACCCACCACCAACAGGAGGACACACCGAAACCTATG GTGACCAATGGCAAAGTCCCCACCTCCATTCTGAAGAGGCCAAGTCCCATCTATGGGTCAGACACAGAACCCAACCACAGACGGAAAAGCGAACGGAGGGTTCGATTCAGGGAGCCAGAAACCACAGTGCATG ACATTCCTTACTGTGACTGTTTAGGTG cCTATGAGACGAATCCATCCCGCCCCCACCTCGCACTGTTCACTTGCCTCTTCCTCCTGATGTCATTCCTGGGCGTGGCCATGTACTGCACAGACCGTCGGCGCCCACAGCGAATGTGCGAGGAGCTCGAGGCCGCTCTGGCTGTCTACCTGCTCCATATGAAACAGCTTCTCTGGGGCTGCTGGATATGGCTGACCATGCAGTGA